The genomic region CTGAGTCAAAGCAAAGCAACGCATAATGTCCATGAGGAACGCAACACTGCTATCAGAGGTATTGCCTTGTCTATGGCGACTGCTATTGTTTGGTCTGTAAGCATAAGCATGATCGGCATGGCAGTGGAAGAGTCGCCGAATTTTGATTACGCATTGACGATTAACGCCTTAAGGTTGGCTGCGATAGCTGTTTCAGTTTTGCTTCTTGCGCCAGTGATCGACAGAAACCGTGGCTTCTTGAAAATGCCGAGAAAAGCGTTGATTGCTCTAATCTCTGGAGGTATTGTGGCACTAGCGTTGGGATGGTTTTTGCTAACATACAGTTTCATAAATACTGCGGTATCACAGGCGGTTCCGATATCTTCGACAACGCCTCTATTCTCAACTTTGGTTGCGCTTCTTTTTCTAAATGAGAAAATAACCGTGAAAAACGCAGTAGGTTCCATAATAATTGTGAT from Candidatus Thorarchaeota archaeon harbors:
- a CDS encoding DMT family transporter produces the protein QIGVGRAVPITCTYPLFSILWAILFGQGPVTVQAVFGAVAIVIGIWLLSQSKATHNVHEERNTAIRGIALSMATAIVWSVSISMIGMAVEESPNFDYALTINALRLAAIAVSVLLLAPVIDRNRGFLKMPRKALIALISGGIVALALGWFLLTYSFINTAVSQAVPISSTTPLFSTLVALLFLNEKITVKNAVGSIIIVIGIFIIFVA